TAACAGTCGCCAGGCGCTGCGCAGTACCAGCACGGAAACCAGAATCGAGAGAATCGGGTCCGCAGGCGTCCAGCCCGTCCAGATAATAATGAGCGCAGCGATGATCGCTCCGACCGAGCCGAGTAAATCGCCCATCACATGTAGTGCCGCGGCGCGGACGTTCAGGTTTTTCTCCTCACTGCCGCGGTGTAGAACCCAAAAAGCCAGCACGTTGGCGAGTAAACCTGCGACGGCTATAACCATCATCATACCGCCTGCCACGGGGCGGGGCGTATGAAAGCGCTCAATGGCTTCCCAGACGATTAAAATAGTGATCACGACCAATGCGATGGCATTAACAAACGCGGCCAGTGTCGTGAGCCTCAGCCAGCCGAAGGTGTGTCGTATTGTGGGCGGTCGATGGGAAAACCGGACGGCCAGCAGCGCGAAAAGGAGCGCTGCGGCATCAGTGAGCATATGCCCGGCATCAGCCAACAAGGCCAGTGAACCTGAAAGTATTCCACCTACCACTTCAACCAACATAAATCCGGCTGTAATGCAGAATGCAAACATCAAGCGGCGGGCATTATTGTCCTTGGGTTGCTCAGAGGAATTATGAGTATGCGAGTGCGCCATTATGCCATCCCTTTGTTATTCTCATCTTTACTGTATGCCATCATACCGTTTTTGGGATGATAAAATTAAAAAGGAGAGCTATTGCTCTCCCGTTATTAGCTTTATTTTCAGCGTTACTGCGTAGTGCCATCAGTTTTTGTCTCGGCATCATTATTAATGCCGTTTCCGGTCTCAACCTTCTTATTCACATCAGGGCAGCGACCGTCCTTACACATGGTGTTTTTGTGCATCTCGTCTTTGGTCATCCCTTCATGGTTCATTGATGAACCGTTCGGGTGCAGCATTGTGCCACCCGAATTCACGTTACTGTTGTCGATGTTATTTGGTGCCACGTTTTCGCGTGCGTCTGGGGCGACCTGACCGGCATCCGCCGAGGAATTTGCCTGGCCGTTATTGGACTGCGTATTGGTTTCAGCAGCCAGCGCCGCGCCGCTGGCGAGGCTGAGTGTAGCGGTAAGAAAGAGTGAAGCCAGCTTTGTCATATGCATAATATGCTCCTGTTATGGTCGATATGTCGGATAACGTCTTCCAACAGTGCATGTGCCAGTTACATCATTAATATGTGGTTAATAGTTTTGTCTGAGAAATCAAACCCAGCATAGAATCTTGAAATTTATGAAAATTAAAGCTGTTACAGTTATAAATTGTAGGTTGGATCTCGTTTTTCGCTACTTTATTGCGTTTTTTTGGCCAATTCCAGGATTAATCCGTCCAAAGTGTAAAACCCCGTTTACACTTTATGACTGAAGATATAGATTGGAGGGATTGCATTCATTTATATAAGTATGGCAACGCTGGAATAATCATGAATTATCAGAACGACGATTTACGCATTAAAGAGATCAACGAGTTATTACCGCCAGTCGCATTGCTGGAAAAATTCCCCGCTACTGAAAATGCCGCAAACACGGTGGCTCATGCCCGTAAGGCGATTCATAAAATTCTGAAAGGGAGCGATGATCGCCTGTTAGTGGTGATTGGGCCGTGCTCTATTCATGATCCGGCAGCCGCTAAAGAGTACGCCGCCCGCCTGCTGGCGCTGCGCGAAGAGTTAAAAGGCGAGCTTGAAATTGTCATGCGCGTCTATTTTGAAAAACCGCGAACCACCGTCGGCTGGAAAGGGCTTATCAACGATCCGCACATGGACAACAGCTTCCAAATCAACGATGGGCTGCGCATTGCACGTAAATTGCTGCTGGATATCAACGATAGCGGATTGCCGGCTGCGGGTGAGTTCCTCGATATGATCACGCCGCAATACCTCGCCGACTTGATGAGTTGGGGCGCGATTGGGGCTCGTACCACGGAGTCTCAAGTACACCGCGAGCTGGCATCAGGTCTGTCTTGCCCGGTTGGTTTTAAAAACGGTACCGATGGCACGATCAAAGTTGCGATTGATGCAATCAACGCAGCAGGGGCGCCACACTGCTTCCTGTCTGTGACCAAATGGGGTCATTCAGCGATCGTGAATACCAGCGGTAACGGCGATTGCCATATTATTTTGCGCGGCGGCAAAGAACCTAACTACAGCGCTCAGCACGTTGCCGACGTGAAAGAAGGTCTGATCAAAGCAGGGCTCTCTGCACAAGTGATGATCGACTTTAGCCATGCCAACTCCTGCAAGCAGTTCAAAAAGCAGATGGATGTTGCGAAAGACGTTTGCGGACAAGTCGCTGGTGGAGAAAAAGCGATTATTGGCGTGATGATCGAAAGCCATCTGGTCGAGGGTAATCAGAACCCGGATAGCGGCGAGCCGCTGACCTACGGTAAGAGCATCACCGACGCCTGCATTGGCTGGGAAGACACCGATGCGGTGCTGCGCCAGTTGGCGGATGCGGTAAAAGCGCGTCGCGGTTAAAACGTTAGCCTTCCAGAAAAATAAAAAAGCGCGGATAATCCGCGCTTTTTTATGTGTCGCGAAGAAATTACTTCGCTTTACCCTGGTTCGCAACGGCTGCCGCTTTTGCTGCGATCTCGTCAGCGTTACCCAGATAGTAGTGTTTGATCGGTTTGAAGTTTTCGTCGAACTCATATACCAGCGGTACGCCGGTCGGAATGTTCAGTTCAAGGATCTCATCTTCGCCCATGTTATCCAGGTATTTAACCAGCGCACGCAGAGAGTTACCGTGAGCGGCGATAATCACACGCTCACCGCTTTTCATGCGCGGCAGAATGGTTTCGTTCCAGTAGGGGATAACGCGATCGATGGTCAGCGCCAGGCTTTCGGTAACCGGTAACTCTTTGTCGGTCAGCTTCGCATAACGCGGATCGTGACCCGGATAACGCTCGTCATCTTTGGTCAGTTCCGGTGGCGTTACCGCAAAGCCGCGACGCCATTGTTTAACCTGCTCGTCACCGTATTTTTCAGCGGTTTCAGCTTTGTTCAGACCCTGCAGCGCGCCGTAATGACGTTCGTTCAGTTTCCAGGATTTCTCAACCGGCAGCCAGGCCTGATCCAGTTCGTCCAGTACGTTCCACAGGGTGTGAATGGCACGTTTCAGCACAGAGGTATAAGCAAAATCGAAGCTGTAGCCTTCCTCTTTCAGCAGTTTACCTGCCGCTTTTGCTTCGCCCACACCTTTCTCGGACAGATCAACGTCATACCAACCGGTAAAACGGTTCTCGTT
This window of the Citrobacter freundii ATCC 8090 = MTCC 1658 = NBRC 12681 genome carries:
- the zitB gene encoding CDF family zinc transporter ZitB, giving the protein MAHSHTHNSSEQPKDNNARRLMFAFCITAGFMLVEVVGGILSGSLALLADAGHMLTDAAALLFALLAVRFSHRPPTIRHTFGWLRLTTLAAFVNAIALVVITILIVWEAIERFHTPRPVAGGMMMVIAVAGLLANVLAFWVLHRGSEEKNLNVRAAALHVMGDLLGSVGAIIAALIIIWTGWTPADPILSILVSVLVLRSAWRLLKDSVNELLEGAPLTLDIAALQRHLSRDIPEVRNVHHVHVWMVGEKPVMTLHVQVIPPHDHDALLERIQHFLIHHYQIEHATIQMEYQPCNGPDCHLYQGVSGHSHHHH
- a CDS encoding YbgS-like family protein: MHMTKLASLFLTATLSLASGAALAAETNTQSNNGQANSSADAGQVAPDARENVAPNNIDNSNVNSGGTMLHPNGSSMNHEGMTKDEMHKNTMCKDGRCPDVNKKVETGNGINNDAETKTDGTTQ
- the aroG gene encoding 3-deoxy-7-phosphoheptulonate synthase AroG; amino-acid sequence: MNYQNDDLRIKEINELLPPVALLEKFPATENAANTVAHARKAIHKILKGSDDRLLVVIGPCSIHDPAAAKEYAARLLALREELKGELEIVMRVYFEKPRTTVGWKGLINDPHMDNSFQINDGLRIARKLLLDINDSGLPAAGEFLDMITPQYLADLMSWGAIGARTTESQVHRELASGLSCPVGFKNGTDGTIKVAIDAINAAGAPHCFLSVTKWGHSAIVNTSGNGDCHIILRGGKEPNYSAQHVADVKEGLIKAGLSAQVMIDFSHANSCKQFKKQMDVAKDVCGQVAGGEKAIIGVMIESHLVEGNQNPDSGEPLTYGKSITDACIGWEDTDAVLRQLADAVKARRG
- the gpmA gene encoding 2,3-diphosphoglycerate-dependent phosphoglycerate mutase, with protein sequence MAVTKLVLVRHGESQWNNENRFTGWYDVDLSEKGVGEAKAAGKLLKEEGYSFDFAYTSVLKRAIHTLWNVLDELDQAWLPVEKSWKLNERHYGALQGLNKAETAEKYGDEQVKQWRRGFAVTPPELTKDDERYPGHDPRYAKLTDKELPVTESLALTIDRVIPYWNETILPRMKSGERVIIAAHGNSLRALVKYLDNMGEDEILELNIPTGVPLVYEFDENFKPIKHYYLGNADEIAAKAAAVANQGKAK